In Vibrio syngnathi, the following proteins share a genomic window:
- a CDS encoding tetratricopeptide repeat protein — translation MLRILLIAVISVFSTMSFASEEVKYSDQEYLDRPLMERYILDELKQLRMEQQDLERRLTIQMTDRELSVADKSLNYANVTVTYFFYIIAGVASLIALVGWQSIKELKHTTQDMADKRLNSIAQDYEKKFNVLERDLKRKTRIISDNNREIEIINEIHNLWLRAQNAQTAEQKIEIYDEILKVRPGDLEALTAKADAAMDIQEYHWAMSLCNRVLEVDDQNAHALYQRACAYARLGAEGQAIDDLDRAIEASGSMRELLAEEPDFEMLRGLDRFEALCEE, via the coding sequence ATGCTTCGAATCTTATTGATTGCAGTTATCTCGGTGTTCAGCACGATGAGTTTTGCAAGCGAAGAGGTTAAGTACTCAGATCAAGAATACTTGGATAGACCATTGATGGAACGCTACATCTTAGATGAGTTGAAGCAGTTACGAATGGAACAGCAGGATCTTGAAAGACGTTTGACCATTCAGATGACCGACCGTGAGTTGTCTGTGGCAGATAAGTCTTTGAACTACGCTAATGTCACCGTGACGTATTTTTTCTATATCATTGCAGGTGTCGCTTCGCTTATTGCTTTGGTTGGTTGGCAATCCATCAAAGAGCTTAAACATACAACTCAAGACATGGCTGATAAGCGACTTAATTCTATCGCTCAAGATTATGAGAAGAAGTTTAATGTTCTTGAAAGGGATCTTAAGCGCAAGACCAGAATCATTTCCGACAACAACCGAGAAATTGAAATTATCAATGAGATTCATAACCTCTGGTTGAGAGCACAGAACGCACAAACGGCAGAGCAAAAGATTGAAATCTACGATGAAATACTAAAGGTTCGTCCTGGAGATTTAGAAGCACTAACTGCCAAAGCTGACGCTGCGATGGATATACAGGAATACCATTGGGCAATGAGTCTTTGTAACCGTGTATTAGAAGTCGATGACCAAAATGCTCATGCCTTGTACCAGCGCGCTTGTGCCTACGCTAGATTAGGGGCAGAGGGTCAAGCTATCGATGACTTAGATCGCGCTATAGAAGCTAGTGGTTCAATGAGAGAGTTGCTAGCTGAAGAGCCAGACTTTGAGATGCTACGCGGCTTAGATCGTTTTGAAGCGCTTTGTGAAGAGTAA
- a CDS encoding phosphatase, which yields MELKVDTHTHTYASGHAYSTLIENAKSAKQNGLAMFCTTDHSESMPGAPHYWFFSNQRVLPRFIEDVAIIRGVESNIMNTQGEIDIHPSVDKNLDWVIASFHEPVFRPSDVTTHTEALVNVIKGGRIDALGHLGNPNFDFDFEAVIQCAVENNVAIEINNTTLKGNSRVGSVDRCYEIARIAKAKGAFITTGSDAHFCIDVGGLDLVSSLLDEVGVDSSKVITHSPQQFLAFLALRGRNEIPEYSPLV from the coding sequence ATGGAACTCAAAGTAGATACTCACACCCACACATACGCAAGTGGTCATGCTTACAGCACATTGATCGAAAACGCTAAGTCGGCAAAGCAAAATGGTTTGGCTATGTTTTGTACCACCGACCATTCAGAATCCATGCCGGGCGCGCCACACTATTGGTTCTTCAGCAATCAGCGTGTGCTCCCTCGTTTTATTGAAGATGTCGCCATTATCCGTGGTGTCGAGTCAAATATCATGAACACTCAAGGTGAAATCGATATTCACCCGAGTGTGGATAAGAACTTGGATTGGGTGATCGCGAGCTTTCATGAGCCAGTATTTCGCCCATCGGATGTCACTACCCATACAGAGGCCCTCGTGAATGTGATTAAGGGCGGTCGAATCGATGCACTTGGTCACTTAGGCAATCCTAATTTTGATTTCGATTTTGAAGCCGTTATTCAATGTGCAGTTGAGAACAACGTGGCGATTGAAATAAACAACACCACACTCAAAGGCAATAGCCGTGTGGGTAGTGTTGACCGTTGTTACGAGATCGCAAGAATTGCTAAAGCGAAAGGTGCGTTTATTACGACAGGTAGCGATGCGCATTTCTGCATAGATGTGGGCGGGTTGGATCTCGTGTCTTCACTACTTGATGAAGTGGGCGTGGATTCGAGTAAAGTGATCACTCATTCGCCACAGCAATTCCTAGCCTTTTTGGCCTTGCGTGGTCGTAATGAAATCCCAGAATACTCACCGCTTGTTTAA
- a CDS encoding ABC transporter ATP-binding protein — translation MLKGVDLKYLKHFFKFAKKYKRSAILGIAMLPLSVITSLLFPWLIIQVIDVHLSHGDMDGLLEYVFYLVAVLVASYVVDTTYSYNLRKTGQYTITDMRSVLFDRVLKLPRRYFDNTPIGVTLSRLTSDLETIGETFVQSVVGLVKDSINTIALLVMMFFIDWQLTMIVLIIMPPVMYLTVYVRNRLRELYKVTRSSLARGIGFLQEVLFGMKTVQMYRAEDQVEQRYQGYTNEFLRAQKKINKYDAILFSFISGITSITIAIMIWYGSEQVIEGALTLGVLIAFINTLEKVFVPIRDFTSQIASIQSSFAAFDHIEELFVEPTEEEGRNLLLSSKVEKQLEQFVSLEFKNVSFRYKDDSPYVLKNVSFLLEKGHQIALVGSTGSGKSTILRLISKTYQDYEGSILLNGIELSQISSEDSAHLFSMMMQDVHLFEETIQFNIALGKTHLSRTEVEQAARYVYADKFIEQLPQSYDFHLEKNGSNLSVGQTQLISFARAVAQGGQLMMLDEATSSVDSITEDLIQKAMQRLFKDKTVIAIAHRLSTVRHSDTILVLEKGEIVEQGNHRQLVAHNGIYAGLLEESVVEGIEC, via the coding sequence ATGTTAAAAGGTGTTGACCTCAAGTACCTCAAGCACTTTTTTAAGTTTGCTAAGAAATACAAACGCTCTGCGATTCTGGGCATTGCTATGCTTCCGCTCTCTGTCATTACAAGCCTATTGTTTCCTTGGCTTATCATTCAAGTGATTGATGTACATCTGAGCCATGGGGATATGGATGGACTGCTCGAATATGTCTTCTATCTAGTTGCTGTGCTGGTGGCGAGCTATGTGGTGGATACCACCTATTCGTACAACCTACGAAAAACGGGGCAGTACACAATAACCGACATGCGTTCAGTGTTGTTTGATCGCGTACTTAAACTACCGCGCCGCTATTTTGATAACACACCGATTGGCGTCACGCTTTCACGACTAACCAGCGACTTGGAAACCATCGGCGAGACGTTTGTTCAATCGGTTGTTGGCCTAGTGAAGGACAGTATTAACACCATTGCGCTATTGGTGATGATGTTCTTCATTGATTGGCAATTAACCATGATCGTTTTGATTATCATGCCACCAGTGATGTATTTGACGGTGTATGTGAGAAACCGACTTCGTGAACTGTACAAGGTGACTCGTTCTTCGCTCGCTCGTGGTATTGGCTTTTTACAAGAAGTCTTATTTGGTATGAAAACCGTTCAGATGTACCGAGCGGAAGATCAAGTAGAACAGCGTTACCAAGGCTATACCAATGAGTTTTTAAGAGCGCAGAAAAAGATAAATAAATACGATGCGATCTTGTTCTCGTTTATCTCTGGCATCACCTCTATCACCATCGCAATTATGATCTGGTATGGTTCTGAGCAAGTGATAGAAGGGGCACTCACGTTGGGTGTGCTAATTGCGTTCATCAACACCTTAGAGAAAGTGTTTGTTCCGATCCGTGATTTTACTTCGCAGATTGCTTCGATTCAGAGTTCATTTGCAGCGTTTGACCATATTGAAGAGCTGTTTGTTGAGCCGACTGAAGAAGAAGGGCGTAACCTGTTGCTATCGAGCAAGGTTGAAAAACAGCTCGAACAGTTTGTGAGCCTAGAGTTTAAGAACGTGAGCTTCCGCTACAAAGACGACTCTCCATACGTTCTAAAGAATGTCTCGTTTTTATTGGAGAAAGGGCATCAAATCGCGCTTGTGGGTTCGACCGGATCTGGCAAGTCGACGATTCTGCGTCTGATCTCTAAAACCTACCAAGACTATGAAGGCAGCATTTTGTTGAATGGAATAGAGCTGTCGCAGATCTCAAGCGAAGACTCTGCTCATTTGTTCTCAATGATGATGCAAGACGTGCACCTGTTTGAAGAGACAATCCAATTCAATATCGCGCTGGGCAAAACGCATCTATCTAGAACTGAGGTTGAACAAGCAGCACGCTATGTGTACGCCGATAAGTTTATTGAACAATTGCCACAAAGCTATGACTTCCATTTAGAAAAGAACGGATCCAACCTTTCTGTGGGGCAAACGCAACTTATTTCGTTCGCTAGAGCGGTTGCTCAAGGTGGACAACTGATGATGCTTGATGAAGCAACTAGCTCGGTGGATTCAATCACCGAAGACCTCATCCAAAAAGCAATGCAGCGTCTGTTTAAGGACAAAACCGTGATTGCGATTGCACACCGTTTGAGTACCGTTCGTCACTCAGACACGATTCTTGTGTTGGAAAAGGGTGAAATTGTTGAACAAGGTAACCATCGACAGCTGGTGGCACACAATGGAATTTATGCAGGGTTGTTGGAAGAGTCGGTGGTTGAAGGAATCGAGTGTTAA
- a CDS encoding peptidoglycan DD-metalloendopeptidase family protein, which yields MNFIRIGLILIATCAFSLSALLHFQSEPAKEISIQVTPFESLPANEEQSLSSESSSRTLVKVHYFVKIGDTLSNIFSSWKLPYGTVQKVMEADLESLKLDTIKPGDHLELLLDGDSKDLVKLIYHESLVEQAVFTKNDAGSFDYQFHEMPGEWKEKLYTGTVHGSFSTSAYKAGLTTAQIANITRTLRDKINFSKQLRAGDEFNVLVNEQYTGDHLTGKTEIQGISIMLRGKEVAAFLASDGRFYDRGGNSLEQAFNRYPVDNKFRRITSSFNPFRKHPVTGRVSPHNGTDFATPVGAPVYSTGDGRVVALRDHPYAGKYIVIEHNSVYKTRYLHLSRFLVKKGQQVKRGQKIALSGATGRLTGPHLHFEVLVRGRAVDSMKANLPLASSILPENKGEFLARVASFDEMLSEQKVTRVTSG from the coding sequence ATGAATTTCATCCGTATAGGCCTGATCCTTATTGCTACCTGCGCATTCTCACTTTCAGCTTTACTCCATTTTCAATCCGAACCAGCAAAAGAAATTTCAATTCAAGTCACCCCTTTCGAAAGTTTACCTGCTAATGAAGAGCAGTCATTAAGCTCAGAATCAAGCTCAAGAACACTTGTGAAAGTTCATTATTTCGTGAAGATAGGCGACACGCTCAGCAACATATTCTCATCATGGAAACTGCCGTATGGGACTGTTCAGAAGGTGATGGAAGCGGATCTAGAGTCTTTGAAGCTCGACACAATAAAGCCTGGTGATCATCTGGAGTTGCTTTTAGATGGTGATTCGAAAGATTTAGTGAAACTGATTTATCATGAGAGTTTGGTTGAGCAAGCTGTCTTTACCAAAAATGATGCTGGAAGTTTTGACTATCAATTCCATGAAATGCCCGGCGAATGGAAAGAAAAGCTCTATACGGGCACCGTTCATGGCAGCTTTTCAACGTCAGCATACAAAGCGGGATTAACAACCGCGCAGATCGCAAATATAACTCGAACGTTAAGAGACAAGATTAACTTCTCAAAGCAGTTAAGAGCGGGTGATGAGTTTAATGTGTTGGTCAATGAGCAATACACAGGCGACCATCTAACAGGAAAAACAGAGATCCAAGGAATATCGATTATGTTACGAGGTAAGGAAGTGGCCGCGTTTCTAGCCTCGGATGGGCGCTTCTATGACAGAGGTGGCAATAGCCTTGAACAAGCCTTTAATCGATATCCGGTAGATAACAAATTCCGAAGAATCACTTCGTCATTCAATCCATTCCGAAAACATCCTGTGACTGGACGTGTATCACCGCATAATGGCACTGATTTCGCGACTCCGGTAGGTGCACCGGTTTATTCCACCGGAGACGGTAGAGTTGTAGCACTTCGTGACCATCCATACGCAGGGAAATACATAGTGATTGAACATAACAGTGTTTACAAAACTCGCTATCTGCATTTGAGTCGATTCTTGGTTAAGAAAGGGCAACAGGTTAAGCGAGGTCAGAAAATTGCCTTGTCTGGTGCTACAGGCCGCTTGACGGGGCCTCATTTGCATTTTGAAGTGCTGGTTCGAGGAAGAGCTGTAGATTCGATGAAAGCCAATCTACCTTTAGCGAGTTCTATCTTGCCTGAAAATAAGGGTGAATTTTTGGCGAGAGTTGCGTCGTTTGATGAGATGCTCTCTGAGCAAAAGGTTACACGAGTTACGTCAGGCTAA
- a CDS encoding LruC domain-containing protein, translating into MKYKQVIYLMTAVVSVPTYATTVDLDFSNHVEATNGSSSWAGPTYDGASMHFLNVGSHDGKTIDAKVSSSVFGDATFLFHAPNYKVGAVQPSGDIGFLYQTNSAGSAGLTYTFEFYDGTDGLSGTFSVPYTLPEFDMIGYDIDGEPVQSEQVRVFKSEGFYSYQLGSASASLTAEESADGTSVLFTGPGTNYSETDTSGAVKFTYKNTSIVTLQFETVTSSGSSFPNPIFSAFDGNWDLSGFTTPIESSDESDFGDAPDSYGTLQASNGAEHAISSTLYLGASVDADTDGQPGASSNGDDLDVGGNDDDGIALLTNFEIGLDSLINVNVVGSGYLQAWADWDMNGSFEDDEQILKNHSVVDGSQVVPIRVGDDAVVGSVQTRFRLASSPNIPSDGYVGDGEVEDYVFNVTDLGTTVQHSNYYTAAFEDNWPEVGDFDLNDVVVYYRTTILSKDDAVLRMDITGTIMAYGASYGNGLGWKLDGFDESDVDLQTARVQKNGATRVNISPFTGEDKSVASPGGDLVVVASLNLKNDLPINGECMFHRTNPSCSPTLEADQMTFSISLPFASGSEPTASSLMPLSGFDPFIFGAGAGYYHGDSFSTSPGKDLEIHTADFPPTSRGTLVSDFYGIAQDDSDPSSDKYYRTTQNMPWGILISSPWNHPSEYIDVSEVYPEFAEWATSGGASKPTWYQNPNADKTWSTED; encoded by the coding sequence ATGAAATACAAGCAAGTTATTTATCTTATGACGGCAGTGGTCAGTGTTCCTACCTACGCGACGACCGTGGATTTGGACTTTTCAAATCATGTAGAGGCGACGAACGGCAGCAGTTCATGGGCTGGGCCAACCTACGACGGGGCTTCGATGCACTTCCTCAATGTTGGATCGCATGATGGGAAAACAATAGATGCCAAAGTGTCTAGTAGTGTGTTCGGTGATGCGACATTTCTGTTTCATGCTCCGAACTACAAAGTTGGTGCAGTACAGCCCTCAGGAGATATTGGTTTTCTCTATCAAACTAACTCTGCGGGCTCTGCTGGTCTAACCTATACGTTTGAATTTTATGATGGTACGGATGGCCTGTCAGGTACGTTCTCAGTGCCTTATACACTTCCCGAATTTGATATGATTGGCTACGACATTGATGGCGAACCCGTGCAGTCGGAGCAAGTCAGAGTGTTTAAAAGTGAAGGTTTCTACAGTTATCAACTTGGTAGTGCAAGCGCGAGTTTAACGGCGGAAGAGAGTGCTGATGGAACGTCGGTGCTATTCACTGGCCCAGGTACGAACTATTCCGAAACCGACACCTCCGGGGCTGTAAAATTCACCTACAAGAATACCTCGATTGTAACTCTACAATTTGAAACGGTTACCAGCAGTGGCAGTAGTTTCCCCAACCCAATATTCTCGGCATTTGATGGTAATTGGGATTTATCTGGATTTACTACGCCAATAGAAAGTTCAGATGAATCTGATTTTGGTGACGCGCCTGATAGCTATGGAACGTTGCAGGCGAGCAACGGTGCTGAGCATGCGATATCTTCCACACTGTATTTAGGCGCTAGCGTTGATGCCGATACAGATGGCCAACCTGGCGCATCATCCAACGGCGACGATTTGGACGTTGGCGGAAATGACGATGACGGAATTGCATTGTTGACGAACTTTGAAATCGGCCTAGACAGTTTAATTAATGTCAACGTTGTCGGGAGTGGTTACCTGCAAGCTTGGGCTGACTGGGATATGAATGGATCTTTTGAGGATGACGAGCAGATATTAAAAAATCATTCTGTTGTCGACGGAAGCCAAGTCGTCCCTATTCGAGTGGGTGATGATGCTGTCGTTGGGAGCGTGCAAACTCGATTCCGTTTAGCGAGTAGCCCTAACATTCCGAGTGACGGTTACGTTGGTGATGGTGAAGTTGAGGACTACGTGTTTAACGTTACGGATCTTGGCACAACGGTTCAACATTCGAATTACTATACAGCGGCCTTCGAAGATAATTGGCCAGAAGTTGGTGACTTCGACTTAAATGACGTTGTGGTTTACTACCGCACCACCATTTTAAGTAAAGATGACGCAGTGCTGCGAATGGATATTACGGGAACCATAATGGCCTACGGTGCTTCTTATGGTAATGGATTGGGATGGAAGCTTGATGGCTTCGATGAGTCAGATGTCGATCTTCAAACGGCTCGAGTACAAAAGAATGGCGCGACTCGGGTAAATATTTCGCCGTTTACGGGTGAAGACAAAAGCGTTGCATCGCCAGGAGGAGACCTCGTTGTTGTCGCGTCGTTGAACCTAAAAAATGATCTGCCGATTAACGGTGAGTGTATGTTCCACCGTACTAATCCTTCTTGTAGTCCGACGTTAGAAGCTGACCAAATGACGTTCAGTATTTCTCTGCCGTTTGCTTCTGGAAGCGAGCCCACAGCGAGTTCACTGATGCCATTAAGTGGCTTCGACCCATTCATCTTTGGTGCGGGAGCGGGTTATTACCATGGTGACAGTTTCTCTACATCGCCGGGGAAAGACTTAGAAATCCATACTGCGGACTTCCCACCAACGTCGCGTGGCACGTTAGTGAGTGATTTCTATGGTATTGCACAAGATGATTCAGACCCGTCTAGTGATAAATACTACCGAACGACACAAAACATGCCTTGGGGTATCTTAATTTCATCACCTTGGAATCATCCATCAGAATACATTGATGTTAGTGAGGTGTACCCCGAGTTTGCTGAGTGGGCTACATCAGGCGGTGCTTCAAAACCAACGTGGTACCAAAACCCTAACGCCGATAAAACTTGGTCAACGGAAGATTAA
- a CDS encoding heavy metal-binding domain-containing protein has product MIITTTQSVEGKRIVDYKGVIAGEAILGVNVFKDMFSGIRDFVGGRSGTYEKELEKARNYAFKELEQKAIEAGANAVVGVDIDYEVLGTGNGMLMVSASGTAVVVA; this is encoded by the coding sequence ATGATTATTACCACCACACAATCAGTCGAAGGCAAGCGTATTGTCGATTACAAAGGGGTTATTGCCGGAGAAGCCATTCTAGGGGTCAACGTTTTCAAAGATATGTTCTCAGGTATTCGAGACTTTGTAGGTGGACGTTCTGGCACCTATGAAAAAGAATTAGAAAAAGCACGTAACTACGCATTCAAAGAGTTGGAACAGAAAGCGATTGAAGCGGGTGCCAACGCGGTGGTGGGTGTCGACATCGATTATGAAGTATTGGGAACAGGTAATGGCATGTTGATGGTATCCGCCAGCGGCACAGCGGTTGTCGTTGCTTAG
- a CDS encoding ABC transporter ATP-binding protein, giving the protein MNKRQFVAHYLRMNRTSYLLAIVFIFLVNWLQVEIPRYIQLAIDLIEDASTTGHQQLQTYVWIVVGMSVAMVVVRILSRIYALNPGRITEAALKSTLLQKLNRLPSSFHERFASGRLISIINNDLSGIRLMFGVGFLQFFNALLALSLTPLYMWRISPELTLYSIIPISIAFVIFRVGFKRMKILHLEHMKRLQNLSAQLMSYLSGIDLIKSQQMSPWVKAETEKLNQLLLECRLKITRIQVFFMPVLDYANDLMKIIILGLGGYMLMRQELTLGEITAFLTYSVLLAMPLMQLGRIATIYQRGMVGIQSVQTILNAKIPELDEVKLTELDVESLKGKTFSIRNLSFSYSGEERLILDDISFDIPAGKKVGVLGGIGAGKTTLVNCLNHHLDVPQGSIFFGERDVTSFSRSDLRRYVKTVTQDPYLFSATVEDNIRFGSLDTDLAKSQVDEVLELSQLASDVTRFEHGDQTLVGEKGIMLSGGQKQRLSIARSLLQPTDLIIMDNVLSAVDYETERKILEGLFKRLENQSVLVVSHRVNALEYMDEIIVLNEGKVIAKGDHATLLKTCDYYYDTWQLQQNETEAAAC; this is encoded by the coding sequence ATGAATAAAAGACAGTTTGTTGCCCATTATTTGCGCATGAATCGCACCTCGTACTTACTGGCGATTGTGTTCATTTTTCTCGTTAACTGGTTACAGGTAGAGATCCCTCGTTATATCCAACTTGCCATCGATCTTATTGAGGATGCTTCAACAACGGGCCATCAGCAGCTTCAAACCTATGTTTGGATCGTGGTCGGTATGTCGGTTGCCATGGTGGTGGTGAGAATTCTGTCTCGTATCTATGCGCTTAATCCGGGGCGAATTACAGAAGCAGCGCTCAAAAGCACACTTCTACAAAAGCTAAATCGCTTACCGAGCAGTTTTCATGAACGCTTTGCATCGGGTCGGCTAATTTCAATCATAAATAATGACCTTAGCGGCATCCGACTGATGTTTGGTGTGGGGTTTCTTCAGTTTTTCAACGCGTTACTCGCGCTATCGCTGACACCTCTTTATATGTGGCGTATATCACCAGAACTCACACTGTATTCGATTATTCCTATCTCAATCGCTTTTGTGATTTTCCGAGTGGGCTTCAAGCGTATGAAAATACTGCATTTAGAGCACATGAAACGTCTACAAAACTTGTCTGCTCAGCTAATGAGTTACCTGTCTGGGATTGACTTGATTAAGAGCCAGCAGATGTCACCTTGGGTCAAAGCTGAAACTGAAAAGCTTAATCAGTTATTACTTGAATGCCGCCTTAAAATTACACGTATTCAAGTCTTCTTTATGCCAGTACTCGACTACGCCAATGACCTGATGAAAATCATCATTCTAGGGCTTGGTGGCTACATGCTAATGAGACAAGAGCTAACCCTAGGTGAGATTACCGCCTTTCTGACTTATTCGGTTTTGTTGGCAATGCCATTGATGCAATTAGGCAGAATCGCGACCATTTATCAGCGTGGCATGGTAGGTATTCAAAGTGTACAAACCATTCTTAATGCCAAAATTCCAGAGCTTGATGAAGTTAAGCTCACTGAGCTAGATGTTGAATCGCTGAAGGGAAAAACGTTCTCTATTCGCAACCTCAGTTTCAGCTATTCAGGTGAAGAGCGTCTGATTCTCGATGACATCAGCTTTGACATTCCAGCAGGTAAGAAAGTGGGTGTGCTAGGCGGGATCGGAGCGGGCAAAACGACATTAGTGAATTGCTTGAACCATCATTTGGATGTGCCACAAGGTTCTATTTTCTTTGGCGAAAGAGATGTCACTAGCTTCTCTCGCAGTGATTTACGTCGTTATGTGAAAACAGTGACTCAAGATCCTTACCTGTTTTCAGCAACCGTTGAAGACAATATCCGCTTTGGTAGCTTAGATACTGACTTGGCAAAGAGTCAGGTTGATGAAGTGCTGGAGCTCAGCCAGTTGGCCAGTGACGTGACACGTTTTGAGCATGGAGACCAAACCTTAGTCGGTGAGAAAGGGATCATGTTGTCGGGTGGTCAGAAACAGCGCTTGAGCATTGCGCGATCTTTATTGCAACCCACCGACCTGATCATCATGGATAACGTTCTATCGGCTGTCGACTATGAAACAGAACGTAAAATTTTAGAGGGCTTGTTTAAACGCTTGGAAAATCAATCGGTACTTGTGGTTTCACACCGTGTTAATGCCCTTGAATATATGGATGAAATTATCGTGTTGAACGAAGGTAAGGTGATTGCGAAGGGCGACCACGCGACGTTATTGAAAACGTGCGATTACTATTACGATACATGGCAGTTACAGCAGAATGAAACGGAGGCAGCAGCATGTTAA